Genomic DNA from Lepeophtheirus salmonis chromosome 9, UVic_Lsal_1.4, whole genome shotgun sequence:
TCTTATATACAAAGCTAcataagttaatattttctttaaactatTATACATAACAGCAAAAACAAGAATAATCAAAAACCCTTGCAAAAGTACAGCAACTCTCAGAAAATAGTTTGTtaactaacaataaaaattacagaTAACGATTCGGAGCAGGCTCCCATTCTAAGGCATTTGCCGACATGGATAAGGAGATATTCATCCAGGCTAATGCGTGTTTTAGGGGCCTGTTGGAGGCTTTTGTTGAAGCTACAAGTGTTTGGCTCGAGTCATttcttatgaaaatgaattgtcaaatacattattcttaaattttccggatttaaaatctccattGAATGTAATTGCAGTCAAAACTAAACTGGAAATGTCTCCTTTCTCTGATTTGTGTATATaattgttcttctttttctcgtgcacgacataatttttttagcatgaGTAAtcctaaaacaaacaaaacttaaaaaaaaaaaaatccactcaTCTTTTACAAACCACATGTGATACAAAaaacgaatataaataaatgtatacaaatcAGATTATACAGCGCAAGTCCACAGCTGAGCATTGCGAAATGATGTTACTAACAATCATTGCTACTCTACTCCTCACTTTCCATGATGTCTATTCAAGCGGTAAGTaaatgaaataagtataaatccATTCTAGTATAACCTATTTGTCTTCAGTCAAGCATGCTGAATGTCGCATCGTTTACGATAAATTTCACAGACAGGAAATGGCTTCAAGGAATTTTATAGCAGGGGCAAAGTGGCCCAACAACGAAGTTCCCTACGAAATCAGTTCTGGGTACAGCAGTTCCGACTTGGATGTGATTAAATCCGCAATGAGAGAAATAGAGAGTAAAACGTGCGTGAAATGGGTCCCACGCTCAGGACAAAAGAGTTTTGTCCTTATCAACCCCAGAGAAGATGGATGCTTTGCAGTCTTGGGATATAACCCTAACCGTGGAATGCatgttttgaatttacaaaggaGTAACGGACGTAGCACATGCATGGTGAGTTAGCATTTTATTAGAAAGGCAGTTTTCTGCACTTACATACGTATCCTTCTTTTCAGATCATGGGTATTGCTGCCCACGAAATGCTCCATATTTTAGGATTTGCTCACGAACAAACAAGACCTGATCGAgatcaatttgttcaaatttattggTCAAGAATTAAACGGGATTCTATCTCTAATTATTTTAGAGCCATTGATATTAATGCAAGAGAACGTCCTCCAGTATGTGATCCCAGGTCGACACAAACTTCATTTGATAATTGCTACTCGGGGTTCAAGACGCGTACGTTTGGATTGGAGTATGACTATGGATCTATTATGCACTATGGATTAGatgagtaattatttaaattatagcaAATCCTTtagtataaagttatatttgttgaatttttagtTTTACAACCACCGGCCAAGATACAATGAGGGTCCTTAGACCTGTACCCACTGGTATTGTTATCGGTAATAGAAAAGGGATGACAAACTTAGATGCACTTAAAGTAAAAATGCGTTATGACTGTAACGAGGACCCAGAAAAAAAACGACGAGAAAGCCAAGTGTTGGTAGGTAGTTATTTTGTAGTCATTGAACGAAAAACTAAATTCATTATATCAAATAGAATGTAAGGATATTTATAGAGAGTGtccattatacaaaaatcaatgcAAGACTAACCAATTTATCAAAGATGGCTGTAAAGTTTCTTGCGGCGAATGCACTggttggttatttttatttatttgaaactattcactttttattataatttttgaatcccTTTCTTGTCTTTAGAATGCTATGACATGTATAGAAATTGTCCTGACATGAAACATCTTTGTGGAGAGCTTGATGCCATTACAAAAGGATGTAAATTAACTTGTAGACTATGTAagtaaaattatctttaattaccttacaatctttaattattttaattaatattttcaggcTAACTTACTATGGATATGTCTATTTGATTATTTACTccttattattagaatatttaattattcatactacaatttatgtgtaaatcattgtaatttatatgagtaatattttcaaactatatCCTTGagcaatgttaaaaataatatgtactatgaATCCGCCATTTGatgaactttttaatattaaggctTACAATAAAGGAATCTGCACAAATTTGCCAGGTTTTTGAACctactttatttatgtttgacaatactatatattaaaatatggggagatgtatttttggtataaattggaaaggatctaatatatattttcctttcaactGTAGTCCTGAATTTACTCTGACATGATTTGAAGCAGCTGGCTCTACCTGTTGTGAACATAGATATATAATGATGTGGAGAAGAAGTTGacgtcaatatttttatttttgatcctcTCTCTATttacatttgattttaattttctttctggGAATCTAATCGAATGATAATCTTTCTCAACAATTAGTCCTGCTTCAGAAGAGCCTCCACTGATTGGGCGATGGCGAATATTTATAGCTCAACGAGATCGATGATTGGTGAATATCTCCTCGCATGATATGACATCAAGTACCTGTATAACGTATATCTATATTGTGTATCCTAGGATACGTCTGGTTCAGGGCTGTCAATCTGACAGGCGTCGACGCAGATAAGATTGCCTTTGATGAAGTTCAATTTAGCTTTATCAAGTAGTTCATCAATTAAGAGCAtggaacatctaaatatttagtattcaCTAGTGGATTTGCTAATGAAAGACGTATGGTAATACTGATAATTTTTGGGTGGGTGACACAAGTTTAGGTCCTTGTTCGACcaggagtagaattaaggatcgcaATAATAGTAATTCTTGGCAATGTCCTAGGTTATTATCTACTCCCCCTGGCCACAACTGTTTGTTGCTCatataatgaaacgtaatgTTGGCTAAGATGATCatctcaaaaacattcttcaaattgtcagggctactATTAGTGTTAATCATTGATGTCACGAAGGGATCGATTTCACCTTCCTTAAtgaccgacaagtgggactggacatAATgcgaaaatatgaaattttgcttCTATGCATAAAGGGATTTAATACCGACATTacgatgaatatatatatatatatatatgaggataAAAGTGCATGGAATAATCATTGAagggatttttggattttcttttttttcaagttaaaaatCCAATACaattcacacaaaattattttttcaaaattaattgaaaatattaaataattaggacaaaatatttcaaaaatccataattatgtagtcttaaaaatttaaaaatccataactacaTAGTcttaacaattcaaaaatccaatgctattcaaccaaaataaaacttcaaatataaaatttttggaaaaataattttaaaaatataaatgtttttgaaaaaaagtcaaaaatctacaaaaatttacaaacataaaattttacaaaaattgagctttaagtttaaattttttcacaaaaaaaaaatccaaattatatatttattgacaggaaattaattatcttcaaaaaaattcaactaattatgattttttagtaaaaaacaataaaaaatccttaatctGCGTGAGGCATTTGTTTTTGGATCGATTAAAGAATCTTCTAAATCCAGGATGGGGCAATAGATCTTGTTTTGTAAAATCAGGCtgtaaaagtagtttttattcTTGGGGCGAGATTCTACAATAACATTCAATTGCTCCCATGTGTTGGAGTACGGATGCACGTGCTTtagctgttgaaaataaatattatcaaaaatgatttgacagaatgttttataaaatacaaatagataACGTAGTAATTGAAACTATTCTGACTCCCCTTATTAATTCTTACCTAGTACCTTAAAATGGAATATAAGCGTGTCTAAGAGCTATTACAGATAATAAAAAACCCGCTTGGATGCCTGTTACCATTCCAAGGGTATTGAGCAACAGACTGTCTGCCCTAGTTTTCTTCAACCCAACCCAGAGTTTCAGGCACTGGGACATAACTAAATTTAATGTAAAGGCGCCTAGACATAtcgtgttttttatattatgatgataaattataaataattatatgtatattaagtgaGAATGTTccaaaatgccgatttacggaGAGGAAAATATtgcacaatatgaaagtactttctATTCATTTctaacctaattttttttcaataactataataaattgTCTGGagaaagtaagaaaatattcatatactcaaatttcatattataacatttaattgaaggtatttaaaaataatatgttctgCACGCTACTGattctgtaattcctgaaaaattcatttaattctcCGTAATGTTTAAGATAGTTGTctgttatattattgaaatatcctACCTTATTAGATCATAGATTATAGAACATGATTAcggtatcaaaatgtatttaggaaaacagttttaaaatgaaaaaaagataacttaaattttttgtaacatacctatattgaggtaaaaagaatttttgtagttttgattgatgatatcaaaaaatagagTTTCTGTCCATGTGGGTGTCCTTTATAGGTGCCCACACCGTtgacctaggaggctgaaatttttcatttttttggtggGTCTAACCTCAAGTTTtcgaccgatttttttttgtcagtattAGTTTTTTATCAAGTCCTAACATAGCACTAGTAAAGAATTTAGTAGGATACAACTCAGACCAtctaattttcagtttttaagttgaattaactctttttatccaatatatgaACCACACCAACTGGTAGCAACTATTTACATTCTTTCATCCCTACTCCTGGGGAGAAAATTCGCTTGGATGGATCTAGTTGCAGTAACTCACCGTCTTGCAACTAAATGAGTGTCTTTTGGATTAGGGATCTTGAACATGATGGTAAATACCTACCATCCAACTTCAACCTCATCAAGTCACAAAAAGAATAATGTGAGAGACTTCACCAAATCTGGATAGAATAGCAGAGTTCATTTGAAGATGTAGGAAGAACAaagtgttatgtattgtcttttatatgTGCTTTTATCTAATGATGTAgggattttgttttaaatagatagtacctttttattaattagattttaCGTGTAACATGTTTATAGATTTTAGTAGTTTTGGCTATGTACGGCCTTTTTAGTTTTAATcccttaaagaataaatatattagtgcaTGATTGTACCCCGAATCTAAAGGTACTCTTATTGGCTTTGGCTCCGGTCCGTTATTTCTTTCTGTTGGGTAGTGTTCGCAATACACTACACAAAGCATCGATGATGGTTGCAATAATTAATACTGGAGAGGTTATTGAGACTTGAGATACTTCATAAGTGCTGCTTTGGGAGTTTTCTGCATTATATGCATtcaatgaataataaacaaaatttgcatttattctgaaaaatgtttacgcaacaatttaaaaatgttctttattaaaatatatttctaatcaaTTGGAagcaatttcttataaatttccCAGGTCATCaatgaaagtttaaaaaggAACTAATTAATATTGCTCATGAACTATACTTTTAAGAAATGAATatctttgaaaatgaaagatatattGTACAGACATTAAATGATcttattttcttctcaaatGAACAAAAGCGTACTTTTTACTGATTCTTATATACAAAGCTAcataagttaatattttctttaaactatTATACATAACAGCAAAAACAAGAATAATCAAAAACCCTTGCAAAAGTACAGCAACTCTCAGAAAATAGTTTGTtaactaacaataaaaattacagaTAACGATTCGGAGCAGGCTCCCATTCTAAGGCATTTGCCGACATGGATAAGGAGATATTCATCCAGGCTAATGCGTGTTTTAGGGGCCTGTTGGAGGCTTTTGTTGAAGCTACAAGTGTTTGGCTCGAGTCATttcttatgaaaatgaattgtcaaatacattattcttaaattttccggatttaaaatctccattGAATGTAATTGCAGTCAAAACTAAACTGGAAATGTCTCCTTTCTCTGATTTGTGTATATaattgttcttctttttctcgtgcacgacataattttttttagcatgagTAAtcctaaaacaaacaaaacttaaaaaaaaaaaatccactcaTCTTTTACAAACCACATGTGATACAAAAaaacgaatataaataaatgtatacaaatcAGATATTACAGCGCAAGTCCACAGCTGAGCATTGCGAAATGATGTTACTAACAATCATTGCTACTCTACTCCTCACTTTCCATGATGTCTATTCAAGCGGTAAGTaaatgaaataagtataaatccATTCTAGTATAACCTATTTGTCTTCAGTCAAGCATGCTGAATGTCGCATCGTTTACGATAAATTTCACAGACAGGAAATGGCTTCAAGGAATTTTATAGCAGGGGCAAAGTGGCCCAACAACGAAGTTCCCTACGAAATCAGTTCTGGGTACAGCAGTTCCGACTTGGATGTGATTAAATCCGCAATGAGAGAAATAGAGAGTAAAACGTGCGTGAAATGGGTCCCACGCTCAGGACAAAAGAGTTTTGTCCTTATCAACCCCAGAGAAGATGGATGCTTTGCAGTCTTGGGATATAACCCTAACCGTGGAATGCatgttttgaatttacaaaggaGTAACGGACGTAGCACATGCATGGTGAGTTAGCATTTTATTAGAAAGGCAGTTTTCTGCACTTACATACGTATCCTTCTTTTCAGATCATGGGTATTGCTGCCCACGAAATGCTCCATATTTTAGGATTTGCTCACGAACAAACAAGACCTGATCGAgatcaatttgttcaaatttattggTCAAGAATTAAACGGGATTCTATCTCTAATTATTTTAGAGCCATTGATATTAATGCAAGAGAACGTCCTCCAGTATGTGATCCCAGGTCGACACAAACTTCATTTGATAATTGCTACTCGGGGTTCAAGACGCGTACGTTTGGATTGGAGTATGACTATGGATCTATTATGCACTATGGATTAGatgagtaattatttaaattatagcaAATCCTTtagtataaagttatatttgttgaatttttagtTTTACAACCACCGGCCAAGATACAATGAGGGTCCTTAGACCTGTACCCACTGGTATTGTTATCGGTAATAGAAAAGGGATGACAAACTTAGATGCACTTAAAGTCAAAATGCGTTATGACTGTAACGAGGacccagaaaaaaaaacgacGAGAAAGCCAAGTGTTGGTAGGTAGTTATTTTGTAGTCATTGAAcgaaaaaactaaattcattATATCAAATAGAATGTAAGGATATTTATAGAGAGTGtccattatacaaaaatcaatgcAAGACTAACCAATTTATCAAAGATGGCTGTAAAGTTTCTTGCGGCGAATGCACTggttggttatttttatttatttgaaactattcactttttattataatttttgaatcccTTTCTTGTCTTTAGAATGCTATGACATGTATAGAAATTGTCCTGACATGAAACATCTTTGTGGAGAGCTTGATGCCATTACAAAAGGATGTAAATTAACTTGTAGACTATGTAagtaaaattatctttaattaccttacaatctttaattattttaattaatattttcaggcTAACTTACTATGGATATGTCTATTTGATTATTTACTccttattattagaatatttaattattcatactacaatttatgtgtaaatcattgtaatttatatgagtaatattttcaaactatatCCTTGagcaatgttaaaaataatatgtactatgaATCCGCCATTTGatgaactttttaatattaaggctTACAATAAAGGAATCTGCACAAATTTGCCAGGTTTTTGAacttactttatttatgtttgacaatactatatattaaaatatggggagatgtatttttggtataaattggaaaggatctaatatatattttcctttcaactGTAGTCCTGAATTTACTCTGACATGATTTGAAGCAGCTGGCTCTACCTGTTGTGAACATAGATATATAATGATGTGGAGAAGAAGTTGacgtcaatatttttatttttgatcctcctctatttacatttgattttaattttctttctggGAATCTAATCGAATGATAATCTTTCTCAACAATTAGTCCTGCTTCAGAAGAGCCTCCACTGTATTTGATGTAATGAAAAATTaggcttttttattattgtgctTGGAATCTTATTCATAATATCATCAAGGTTCCTTCCCATAAAATGTTACTTATTACATAAATGCCCAATAGAGAGgtttgattttaaacttttatcgAATGTCAATTAGGGGTAAGCTGGGAAAAGTTACATAGGGCATGAAAGTTACTTTACAAAATTGCAATGTCCGACAAGGTCATTTTTTAAGTCACATATCTGAATCAAATTaggaaaaaagacaaaaactctttataTGGTGAATTTAGAGGATTAAAATACatctttagttattttgcaataaatatttttgacagaCAATGATCTAacctacaaattttaattagcaagttttcttgtaaaatgccttatggagcaaaaaaaaaaatatatatattagtacaaTTTGTATGATTCGCGTATAGCGCGCTTCATTTACTTAGATTTTGAGAAAGGACagttcacattttttttctaatattctctctttttgcttcATAGAATAGCTCtagactaaaaaaattagtaatcttTTTATAGGTgagaatttaattaatataaaataaggactaattctgtattttaatcttaattttggGAGTAAggaacttttgtctcctttcaaactttgaattaGATGTGCTCCATACAGATGACATATAATGGAATTTTGCAATAGGTTTTTCCATGCCCATTCCCAACTTTTCCAAACTTGCCCTgctcgaaattcgaaaaaagttgaaaaacaaaccgacCTAATGTACAGCAATAATACGTATGATGtactacatatttaattatataatattaatttgaagtcttttaaaaaatagagtaGCAATTCATTTTCGATAATGAGCATGATTTGTGAGGTTCGTTCGTAGCATTGGATCAAGATTGGAAATCACGACTTTTTTCATAGGGAAAATAGCAATACTACTCTTAGAGATGACAATCCTAATGAGAGTTTTGGTTGTCTAATCTGGCAACCTGaaggttgttgtttttattcttcaaattattatttcgtTCTTGAGGAACgaacatctaagtatacagTAATTACTAGCTTAAGAGTACAAggagtaacgctgaggatttgtAACGGAGTCATAAGTCTAAAGACGGATAACCACACCTAAAGAAACTAAAAAGTAAAGACAAGTCGAAAATCCTGTAACAAATATATGCATACgaaaccagattgaacatttgcgcGTGCTCATGAACAGACAGaggagtaactctgaggatttgtttcggaattataattgtaagaccTTGATAGAGTCCGAGAAGAATATGTTCtgctagtatttaaaaataaaagaaaccaaaaatgtgAATCCTGACTGTTTGAATAATGTTAGGGTAGAGAGTAGTTTAGCTGTGATGtcgtttcattacatcagctgCAAGGAGCCgtccaaggaaaaaaataagctcATATCCCACTATGTAAATGAGGGTGCAGAGAAAATTTGTACCATTTTAATTTCAGTGGTGGCAAGATATTGAGCTTTTGAGTTAAAAACCCCTAAGGTGACCGAAGGTGCTTGGGATTGTGCATCTGATATCATTAGATATCATACATCAAACGCATCAATACATTTTCTGACTTTGCAGAAGatgctcaaattttttttggaagagcaaaaaaacaaacaaaaaaaacgagcTATTTGTTGCTTTAAACGCAAATTtgcaattaatattatgtttgaattttattgattttatgtgcttttaatttatgtatatatatatattgtatgtttgTAGGCCTTAATttggtgaagaaattttaaaattaaatgtttaattatatttttgtaaatgcatcttcacCTGAAAGTTTtagataattttactttttatacatgATTTGTTGTCTaatgaaggttttaaaaaaagatcccactccgtatctagtaatTACATGGATCGGACTTATTCTAATGTCAATCTTTAATTCTCctccgagtctaacaaggactgaCTCTTAAATTCTACAACAAATTAATAGTGAATTTCACAAActagtgaatatatataaatattctctcttaagaaataaaagaataatgataataaaatacagaTTACAAGGAGAAAAGATActtttcaggttgcaactaAAAAACTTCTGCTGCTGAAAAGGTTTCGTGAATCAAACAGAAGTTGTAGGTCCCCTTTCTATATTGACATACTCAGATTACAGtattaaatccatattttattaaaactgttTTGTTATTAGCGTTGGATTGGTCGTAGGAATTATTGATCGATCCTCAGTTCTACTAATAATTCGTGGTAcaagtaattaattatccatCAACTCACgcactttataaataaattttctctccttgaaaatttaagaataattattactgTGCTGGAAATTAAAAACTCTGTTTAGTCTGcatctacaaaaataatctaCCTCGTCTCTGTTCATACTTTTACACCCTTTAGTTAGTTAGATGAAGTAACAATGAATAAGCATTCTAGTACAACAATTACTCAATTTGACGTAGGAATCGTCTTTGAAGCACATATACATTACGTGTATTTCCTTCTCAAGGAACAACCGGAGTACTAACGTAGGCACATTGAGTTCACGAtaatgttttggtttttttttcgagCGGGTTATCCATTGAGCTACGACGTCcactcatattttaaacaaaattaatgataacagctttgtataataaaaactcTGTTTAGATTACCAtcaatgaacaaataaataacagtCGAGTAAGTGCATAGTTTTTAGAACACTAGGAATGACTAGTACAATAAAACATCATTTGAcccttaattaattaagtaagtttctaatattaattatgaaatggtTGAGTGTGTGAATA
This window encodes:
- the LOC121124437 gene encoding LOW QUALITY PROTEIN: low choriolytic enzyme-like (The sequence of the model RefSeq protein was modified relative to this genomic sequence to represent the inferred CDS: deleted 2 bases in 1 codon), with protein sequence MYTNQIIQRKSTAEHCEMMLLTIIATLLLTFHDVYSSVKHAECRIVYDKFHRQEMASRNFIAGAKWPNNEVPYEISSGYSSSDLDVIKSAMREIESKTCVKWVPRSGQKSFVLINPREDGCFAVLGYNPNRGMHVLNLQRSNGRSTCMIMGIAAHEMLHILGFAHEQTRPDRDQFVQIYWSRIKRDSISNYFRAIDINARERPPVCDPRSTQTSFDNCYSGFKTRTFGLEYDYGSIMHYGLDDFTTTGQDTMRVLRPVPTGIVIGNRKGMTNLDALKVKMRYDCNGPRKKTTRKPSVECKDIYRECPLYKNQCKTNQFIKDGCKVSCGECTECYDMYRNCPDMKHLCGELDAITKGCKLTCRLC
- the LOC121124454 gene encoding hatching enzyme 1.2 translates to MMLLTIIATLLLTFHDVYSSVKHAECRIVYDKFHRQEMASRNFIAGAKWPNNEVPYEISSGYSSSDLDVIKSAMREIESKTCVKWVPRSGQKSFVLINPREDGCFAVLGYNPNRGMHVLNLQRSNGRSTCMIMGIAAHEMLHILGFAHEQTRPDRDQFVQIYWSRIKRDSISNYFRAIDINARERPPVCDPRSTQTSFDNCYSGFKTRTFGLEYDYGSIMHYGLDDFTTTGQDTMRVLRPVPTGIVIGNRKGMTNLDALKVKMRYDCNEDPEKKTTRKPSVECKDIYRECPLYKNQCKTNQFIKDGCKVSCGECTECYDMYRNCPDMKHLCGELDAITKGCKLTCRLC